From the Inediibacterium massiliense genome, the window ATAGATGGAAGTTATCCATTGGTTTGGCATAATAAAAATAGTTTATAGAAATAAGGAGGTAGCAATTAGATGAAGAAGCCAATGGAAAAGGTAAGTTGTGTACAGATCAATAAAAAAGATCATATATGGAAGATGTGGCTGATTGTGTTGGGGGGATTAGGACTACTTGCTTTTATTATGGTATTTTCCACAACTAAGGGAACAGCCCATATTCCGTTATCTTTTGTGTGGGATGCTTTATTTCATTTTAATGAGGAAGAAATGAATCATCTTGTTATAGTTAATCTTCGTATGCCTCGCGTGATAGCAAGTGCTTTAGTTGGTGCATCTTTAGCTGTTGCAGGAGCTATTATGCAAGGAACTACCGGAAACCCTCTAGCTGATTCCGGTTTATTAGGGCTTAATGCTGGGGCTGCTTTTGCTCTTTCCATCTGTTTTGCTTTTTTTCCAGAAATGAAGTATATGCATATCATCTTATTTTCTTTTTTGGGAGCAACTTTGGGAGCCATATTAGTTAATGGAATTGCTTCTATGAAAAGAGGGGAACAAACACCTACTCGTCTTGTATTGGCAGGTGCAGCTGTTAGTACACTGCTTGTGGCCATGAGCCAAGGAATTGCTCTTTATTTTAATGTGGCGCAAAGCATTATGTTTTGGACTGTTGGTGGTGTTGCAGGTTCCAATTGGGAACAAGTTAGGATAATGTTGCCTTGGATAATAGGAGGATTGATAGGAGCTTTTTTATTATCACCTTCCATTTCTATTTTGAGTTTAGGTCAGGATGTTGCAAAGGGACTAGGAATAAATATAAGGGTGGTAAATGCACTTTCTTCCATTATAGTTCTTATATTGGTAGGAGCATCTGTATCGGTAGTAGGAGCAGTTGGATTTGTAGGACTGATTGTTCCTCATATTGCACGCTTTTTTGTTGGGATGGACTATAGATTAATTATTCCCTCTACAGCAGTAATGGGAGCTTTGTTGGTTGTATTGGCTGATCTGGGGGCGAGAACTTTAAACCCTCCTTTTGAAACTCCCATAGGAGCTATGATTTCTCTTATTAGCGTACCATTATTTTTAAACTTGGCTCGCAAGCAAAGGAGTGCAATGTAATGAACGAACAACAACAAATAATTGAAGCATATAAACGTAAGATATGGATTCGTAATATATCCATTGTAATTGGGTGTGTTGTATTACTAACCATTTCTCTAATTGTTAGTATGAACTCAGGATATATTAAAATGTCTCCACTTGATGTTTTAAGGACACTATTTGGAAAAAGTATGGATCAAGAAAAATTGATTTTATTTGAATTTAGACTACCTCGTATAATTATTTCAATGTTGGTAGGAGCGGGGCTTGCTCTATCAGGATGCATCATACAGAGTGTATCTAAAAACCCTCTAGCTGATCCAGGACTTTTGGGTATTCATGCAGGTGCTGGTTTAATGGTGATTTTGTATGTACTAATTTTTAGTGGGGAATCGTTCTTATCCGTGTTCACTTTGCCTTTTCTAGCGTTAATAGGAGCGGGTGCTACGGCAGTGATAGTCTATCTTTTTTCTTATCAACGAAATAAGGGCATTGCAACTATGAGACTTATTTTAACGGGTGTGGCAGTACAAGCTGGAGTTTCAGCGTTAACCACTTTACTGGTAGTGAAGTTGGATGATACACAGTATAACTTTGTTGTTGCTTGGCAGACAGGAAGTATTTGGGGTTCCAACTGGAAATTTGTGATGACATTACTGCCTTGGTTAGTCATATTGATTCCTTATATACTTACAAAAGCTCCTGTTATGGATATATTAGGTCTGAGCGATGATATATCCTATAGTCTTGGTGCTTTAGTAGAGAAAGAACGTCGTAGACTGCTTGCAGTAGCCGTCGCTCTTGCAGCCTCATGTGTAGCGGTTAGCGGAAGTATTAGTTTTGTAGGGCTTATAGCACCCCACTTGGCAAGACGACTTGTTGGACCACGCCACCGTGTACTTCTGTTGACTAGTATACTCATTGGTGCTGTATTAGTATCTATGGCAGATACTATTGGACGTATTATCATTCAACCTTCTGAGCTGCCAACAGGAATTGTGGTAGCTATTATTGGAGCACCATATTTTCTGTATCTTCTTTCTAACAGCAAGATTTAACCATAGAATGATTCATAAAGTTTACTATGAAGAAATTATGTATTTAATATAAGGAGTAAGAGCTTATGAACAGTATTGTAACAAAAAATTTAGCCATCTCTTATGATGACAAACTTATAGTTGATGATTTAAATATGAATATACCAAAAGGTAAGATTACTACCATAATTGGACCAAATGGATGTGGAAAATCAACTGTCTTAAAGACTGTAGGACGTATTCTAAAGCCAAAGAAAGGCATGGTGTATTTAAACGGTGATGATATTAGAAAGCTTCCTACTAAGGAGGTGGCACAAAAGATGGCTATATTGCCTCAATCGCCTCAAGCTCAAGGAGGGCTTACTGTTGGGGAGCTTGTATCCTACGGTCGCTTTCCACATCAGAGAGGATATGGGAAACTGTCTTCTAAGGATAAGAAAATCATTGCATGGGCATTAAAGATGACCAAGCTAACTGAATTTGAGACTGCATCGGTAGACAATCTTTCTGGCGGACAGCGTCAGAGAGTTTGGATTGCAATGGCACTAGCCCAGCAGACGGATTTGATATTGCTAGATGAGCCTACCACCTATTTGGATATGGCATATCAGTTAGAGGTATTGGAGCTTTTATACAATCTGAATAGGGAACAAAGTTGTACAATCGTCATGGTATTACATGATTTGAATTTAGCCGCACGCTTTGCAGACTACATGATAGCAATACGCAGTGGAGAAATTATAAGGTGCGGAACTCCAAAAGAGATTATGACCACAAAGGTCTTAAAGGATACATTCCATATTGATGCTGAGATTGGGTTGGAGTCTAGAACAGGGAGACCCACATGTATTTCTTATGAACTGATTAAAGAGTAGAAATAGTAAGAAAAGGAGATGATCATATGAAGAAAATTGCAATTTATGGAAAAGGTGGCATTGGGAAGTCCACTACAGTATCCAATGTATCTGCAGCTATGGCAAAAATGGGACTAACAGTAATGCAGATTGGATGTGATCCCAAGGCAGACTCTACTCGTAATCTAACTGGAGGTAAAAACATTACTACAGTATTAGATACTTTAAGAGAAAAAGGGGATGTTGAGTTAGATGATCTTGTCTTTAAAAGTAGTACTGGGGTTTTGTGCGTAGAATCAGGAGGTCCTGTTCCAGGGGTAGGGTGTGCGGGTCGTGGAATAATCACGGCTTTTGAAAAGTTAGAAGAATTAGATGCATATGAAGTGTATCAACCAGATGTTATCCTATATGATGTTTTAGGTGATGTGGTATGCGGTGGTTTTGCTATGCCTATTAGAGGAGGATATGCTGACGAGGTGTGCATAGTGACCTCAGGAGAAATGATGTCACTTTACGCAGCTACAAATATAGCACATGCCGTTAGAAGTTTTGGTAAGCGTGGATATGCATCCTTACGAGGATTGATACTCAACTCTAAAAAAATTGAAAATGAACAAGAGCTAGTTAAAAAAGTTTCAGATGAAATTGAAACTCCCATAATTTATTGTATGTCCCGAGATCCTTATGTACAGAAGGCTGAGGCCTTGGGAAAAACGGTAGTTGAAGCCTTCCCTGAATGTGAGATGACAAAGCACTACCATACTTTGGCAAAGATTCTATTGGAGGGAGAAAAGTGATCATGAATGGATTAAAACATATAAAACGCTTATCTTCAGTTAAGACAAATGCCGGTGTAAAATTTCTGACTCCGGCAGCTTTTCCGGGAAATCACTGTCCCATGCATACTGCATTGGCACTTAGTGCAAAAGTGAAGGGAATGTCTACTTTGGTTGTAGGTACACCAGAATGTGGAACTTATAGTCGTAATGTGATTTCTCAGATTAAAAGTGAAGAAGGTCAGCTACATTGGACGTATATTTTAGATTCAAACGAGGTTGTATTTGGATGCCGTAAAGGATTGATTCAAACAATCAAAGAAATGGATAAGTCTGGTGCAAAGGCCATCATGATCATTTTAACTTGTGTTCCGGAGGTAATCGGAGAAGATGTAGAGGGTATTGTACATGAGCTACAGCCTAAGGTTTCGGCTTTACTGACATTTGTGTTAATGGCACATTTTAAATGTAATAGTTATCCGTCAGGTTATTGGAAAACATTGTTAGCATTTGAAACATTAATGAAGAGGGGAAAAAAAAGGGATGATACAATCAATATTCTTGGACGTAGTCCGAGAGAAAAGCATGCTCCTATGCCTGAATTATTAACAGCATTGGAAAAAAGAGGATTTTACCTTAGAATGCTTGCTCCAAAATCTGATGTTGAGGATTTTATTGTTTCACCAGATGCAGCTCTTAATATTGTAATTTCACCTTTTATGAATCCTTTGGCTGAAATGATGTGGGAGAAGTTTCAAGTTCCATTTATAAGTATTCATGAAACTTATGATGTATCGGAAATAGATCATATGTATGAAGCTATAGAAAAATCATTGAAAATCAGGTTTAACCATGAATTTAATGCATCAAGGCAAAAAGCTATTACATTGCAGAAACAGGCAGAAGATGTGTTTAAAGGGAAAAGTTATATTCTAACTCACATGGGTGCCATGATGCCTTTGCCCTTTGTATTATATCTAACTAAATTTAAAATGAAGCCTACGATTTTACATATGGATGAATTTTATCCTGATGATAAAAAATGGGCAAAAGCTATTAAAAAGCAAGGCTATGATCCTATGATCTGCCATATGGTAAATGATCATGCGGATAGAGACCTTTTAGAATGTATTCAAGCAGAATTTTCTTTAGGAGAACTTCTAAAAGATTCCTCTTCCATTCCTTGCGTTTCATATTTGGAGGATTTGTATGGACAAATGGGTTATGAAAGAACAGCAGTTTTATTAAGTAGGATGTTAAAGATGTATGAAAAAGTAAATAAGGAGGAGTAGTCATGGGAATTCATAGATTCAAACCGCCAATGTCAGGTAGAATGGGAACATTATGGACGCTTGCTTCAATCCGTGATGCAGCTTTGATTGAATACGGATGTATGGGACATATGCAGTATGGGCGAATGTTTTTAAATCAAGCAGGTATATCTAAAAGGTGTAAACTATATTCTACTCACATCGACGAAACAGATATTTCATTAGGAGATACGAATAGACTGAATCGTGCTATTGCTCAAATTGTAGAGAGAGATGAGCCTAAAATTATTTTTTTACTGTCATCTTCAGTGCCAACAGTTATTGGGACGGATTTAATGGCCATATGTGAAGAATTACAACCACAATATCCTAATGTACGATTACTTCCATTTGGATATGGAGGGTTTGACATATGTGGACATGTTGGTGTTCAAGAAGCACTTTTGCTGCTTTCGAAAACATTACCAAAGGATATACAAAAAACACAGGAGCCTACATTTAATATAATCGGTTCTTGTGCTGATTTATTTCGTTTCCATGCTGATGCAGAAGAGATGATTCGAATAATGAAGGGTGCCTTTGGTATGAAAAAACTTTGCGTTATGACTTCTGATACATGTGTACAGGAAATTGAGGATATGGGTGGTGCCCATATTAATTTAGTTATACGACGAGAAGGAGAACCTGCTGCAAAACAATTAAAGAAACGATTTAAAACGCCATATTTAGTGGCTAGACCCTATGGAATGAAGGAAACTTTGGGATGGATAGATAAGATAGGAAAAATGTGTGGATTAACTCCAGATAGTAGTTTTATAAAATTAGAAAAAGAAAAAATCATGAGTCAAATTTCACCTGCAATCCTTATATTTGAACATATCATACGAGAACATCCTGATGAAGGAAGAATTTCATTAGGAGGTCATGCAGATGTGGTAAAAGGGATTCTTTCTTATGCAGAAAAAGAATTGTCTTTAATGAAAGGAGTTTGTTGGTGTGACTGTCCAAGTATGACAAGTGCAGAAATTCCTTATTTTTCGGAAGATGAATGGATACAAGCTATAAAATCCAAAGAAAGTGGACTTCTAATGGCAAGTGGAGAAGCTTTGAAATGGGCAAAAGGAAATATAGATCTTCAAATATCTAATCCAGATGTAAAATGGAGATTGAACCTTTATGAATCTCCTTTTATGGGCTTTCGGGGAGCTGTAAATTTAGTGAATTTATGGCTCAATGGAATTTTAGAGCAAATAGATGATTAAATATATATCAATTAAAAAACAAATAGGATAGGAGTACTTATACTCCTATCCTATTATTTTTACTGAAGATTGTACATTCCATGAGCTTCCATATATTTAAATATAGCTTCTCCGTGTTCTTGTTCTTCTTTTTGAATATGATTTAAAGCTTGTCTAATATTGTGATCTTTAAATTCGAATATGGATGTATCGTATGTAGAAGATACATATTTTTCTGTTGCAAGTAAGTCTGTACAGAGATCTTTATCGCTCTCATGCTTCATATTGCTTGGTGTGCTAAATTGATTTTGTATATTTTGCATATTTTGTTGACTAGATTGATTCATATTGGGAACTTGTCCATTGAGAATTTGATTGATTGTATTTAGATGTTGTTGTTCCTGTTGTCCAAGAGATAAGAATAATTGTTTTAGTTGAGGATCTTTGGCTTTACTTGCATGATTGTTGTACTTTTTAATACATAATTCTTCATGGCTTTTTTGATCTTGTAATAAATATTTTTCTTTTTGAGTTAAATTTGTCATAAAACCACCTCCAACTTTAGGATGGATTTTAAGCAGGAAAATTATTCATAATATTATCTATATTTTCGTAAAAATAAAACTTGATTTTCATCAAAAAAATGGTATTATTTTTATGTGTTGGTATTCTTTATGAAACCAAACTCAAAATCCTTGTTTTAAATCTCTATAATCAAATTTTTCGACTTATATCCAAAAAAAGGAATGAGAACGGAGGTATTATTATGAAAGAGATCACATTGTCAAAAGGAAAGTTTACAACAAAGCAGATTACAGTAATAGGTACATTATTTGCTGTGACTATTGTACTGGGAGTTACAGGATTAGGATTTATTCCTATACCCCCATTTAAAAGTACGATTATGCATATTCCCGTGATTATTGGAGCAATTTTGGAAGGTCCTTTAGTGGGAGCTATGATAGGACTTTTGTTTGGACTATTTAGTATGTTTCAAGCTCTAAATACTTTTTCACCTGTTACTTTTGTATTTTTAAATCCTATTGTTGCTATTTTGCCAAGGATGCTTATTGGCGTTACATCCTATTATGCATATAAAATATGCAAAACAAAAAGTATAAGTTTTAATATTTCTATAGGGACAGCAATAGGATCGTTTACCAATACTATTGGAGTTTTAGGGCTTATTTATATATTATACATAGATGAGTATGCAAAGGCACTGAATATGAGTCAAAGTGTGGCAACAAAGACTTTGTTAGCCCTTGTATTCAATGGGTTTGTTTCAGCAGGAACTGCAATTGTCATTACGGTTCCAGTTGTGCTTGCAGTAAAACGTTTTAAATAATTTAGGTGAATGATAAGAGATCTAATACATGGATAATCAAACAGAAAAATACTACTCTTAAAAAGAGTAGTATTTTTTGTATCATAGAATGAAAAATTATTAAACAAGAAAAAAAGTTTTGAAATAAATAAAAATTTTAAAAACAATGATTGAAATCTATATAAAATACTGACATAATGAGTGGAGACATAAAAGTAAAAAGGGGTGGACTGACTATGATCAAAGAAAAAAATGAATTAGTAAAAAGAATATTATTTATTTTTATAGGAAGCTTAATATCTGCCATAGGAATTAATTCTTTTTTAATCCCTCATAAATTTTTAAGTGGAGGAGCAGGAGGTCTTGCTTTAATTTTTCAGTATCTTACAGATGTTCCATCAGGATATTATTTATTAGCTATCAATATACCTATATTTTTAATAGGAATAAAAGCTGTTGATAAAGAGTTTTGTATTTTTAGTTTGATTGGAATGGTTTCTTTATCTGTATTTATGATTTTGACTCAAAATGTATCCCACTACTTATATGCAGAGGATATGGTGATTTCTAGTATATATGGAGGAATATTTGGAGGAATTGGAGGAGCCATTGTTTTTAAAAGTCGTGCATCTATGGGAGGAACAGATATTATTGCTGTTGTTTTAAGAAAAAAGACAGGAGGAAATATAGCCCAGTATCTATTTGCCATGAATATAGTAGTTGTAATCATCGGAGCTACTATCAATGGAGTGAGTATTGCACTTTATACGTTGGTTTCTATGTATATAGGTTCTGAGGTAATGAGTAGAGTAATGGATGGATTAGAAAGAAAAAAATTATTATTTGTAGTCACTCAAAAAGAAAGGGAAATTGCAGATTTGATTATAAAAGAAGTAGGAAGAGGTGTTACGTTTTTACATGGGCAAGGAGCATATACAGGCCAAGATAGAAATGTGATTTATTGCATTGTGTCTTTAAGACAATTACCAAAAATAAAAAAATTAATTGAAGATACAGATCAGCAGTCTTTTATTTCTATATTGGATACTTCTGAAGTACATGGAAAAGGGTTTAAAAAACCGGCACTATAAGAATATGAGAATTTGTATAGTTTATAACTATTTTGAAAAGATAGAATTTTAAATACAAATATCTGATATAATATAAATATATGGTTATATGTAATATCCTTTAAGGAGGCGCTTTATAAAAATGAAAAATAGTGAATGGAGCACAGAAGTAGGAAAAAGATATTCATTAAAAGAGGAAATTGCAAATAGCATATCTCATGGAGTGGGTATTGTTTTTAGTATAGTAGTGGTAACTATTCTATTGGTTTATGCAATTTGGGAGAAAAATCCTATCTCCATTACAGGATTTAGTATTTATGGATTTTGTTCTATTTGTTTATATGTAGCATCTACACTTTACCATAGCTTTCAAAAGGAAAAAATTAAAAAGATCTTAAGAATATTTGATCATTCTTCTATATTTTTATTTATAGCAGGAACCTATACTCCAGTTGTATTACTTACCATGAAAGGGTATTGGAGAATAGGAATCTTAACAGGAGTATGGGTGATTGCTTTAGCTGGAATTTTATTTAAAGTGTTTACTTTTAATAAATTTGAAAAATATAAAATAGTATCACTAAGTTTGTATATTTTAATGGGATGGATTGTAGTTATAGCTATAAAACCTATGCTGGAGGTAGTTCCTATTGGATTTTTTATGTGGCTTTTAGCAGGAGGACTGATCTATACATTAGGTACAATTTTTTACGCTTGTAAAAAAATACCATATAATCATGCAATTTGGCATCTTTTTGTTTTAACAGGAAGTGTACTTCATTTTGTAGGAATTTTTAAGTATCTAACATAATAAAGATTATTTTAAAAATCAGGGAGGGATTCCTGATTTTTGTTGTATAATAGGAATAAATCTATTGAGGGGGAATGATATGAAAATTGGATATGCAGCATCTAGTGGTGAAATAGATATATGGGATACTTTAGAGAATACTAAGAAAAATGGATTTGATGCGGTTGAACTTAATGTCAATATGCCTATTTTTTTTCCAGAAAACTTTACAAAAGAGAATAGAGAAAAAATTAAAAAATATAAAATAGAAAATGATATAGAAATTACTTTACACGGGCCTGAAGATATTACTTTGCTTCAATTGCAAGAAAATATTAGAAAAGCTTGTATCCATCGTTTCAAAGAGGTGATAGATTTTGGATATGATATAGGAGCAAGTCGAATGACTATCCATATAGGAAGTGCAGTTTGTTTTACTCTTACAGATCGAAAATCTTATTTAGATGAATTATATAAAGAACAATATAAAAAGGTATTAAAAGAAAGTTTAATAGAATTAAGTTCCTATGCAAAAGATAAAATTTTATTGTGCGTAGAAAATTCAGGGAGATTTCCAAAAGAAATTGTTCAAGAAACTTTAGAAGAAATAATAGATACAAAAAATATTTATTTGACTTGGGATATAGGACACTCCTATACAAATGAATATGATGAAGTAAAATTTTTTCTAAAGCATATTCATAAAGTGAGAACCTGTCATTTACATGATCATAATGGAAAAATGGATCATCAAATTATAGGGAGTGGAAAAGTAGATTTTAAATGGCATATGAATCAAATGAATAAAAAGGATGTAGTTTACATTATAGAAGTACGTCCAAGAAAATATGCAATAGAGTCTCTTCAAAAATTAAAAGAAATGAATTAGATAAACAAGTTAGCAAAATGTCTATAAGTTATTTTGCTAACTTGTTTTGATTTGTAGTAGTGAAGAATAGATAAAGGATAAAATGGATGTATTAATATGGATAATGTAGAAAAAAAATCAATTCTTTTGATAAAATAAATAATTGCGAAAGGGGTATATATCATATACAATTGATATAAAAATACAATTTATTCTAAATTGCGACAAAATACGATAAAAACGGTTTAGGATAAATGAAACAAACCATAGAAAGAGGTGTCAAAATGAAATTAAAAACCAGAATTTTAGTAATTACATTATCTACAGTACTTATTATCTTTTTATCTACTATGGGAATTACTATTATGGATTCAAGAAAAATTGCAAAGGAACAAGCCACACAATTAGCTGAGACTACAGCAAGAGAATATTCTAAGCAGACTGCTCAAGTGATCAATGAGTCTTTTGATTATGCAAAAATATTAGCAAAAAATATTGAAACAATGAAAGAAAATAATCATACAGATAGAAAACTTGTTATGGATATGCTCAAAAAAATATTAGAGAGTAATCCAAATCTGTATGATGTTTGGGTAGGGTTTGAGCCTAATGCTTTTGATGGACGAGACCAAGAATTTGCAGGGAAAGATTTTCATGATGAAACAGGAGTATTTATTCCCTGTTGGTATAAAAAAGATGGACAGATTCAGTATGAAACTTTACAAGAATACCATGAACCAGGTGTAGGAGATTATTATCTGAAACCTTTTCAAGAAAAAAAATCTGTCATTACAGAACCTACAGAATATACTATGGGTGGTAAAAAAGTAATGCTTACTACTTTATCTGTTCCTATTGTATATAATAACCAAGTAGTTGGTGTAGTAGGGGTAGATATTCATTTAGATTCTCTTCAACAGATGGCATCTAAAATTAAATTATATGATACAGGATTTGCTAAAATTATTTCTAACAAAGGAATTGTTGTAGCTCATAAAAATCCAGAATCTATTGGAAAGTTATCTAGTGAATTAAGATCGGAAGATGAAGAAATCAAAAAAACTTATGAAGATGCGATTCAAAATGGGAAAAATTATAGTAATGTTGTTTATTCAGAAACTTTAAAAGAAGATGTTTTTAAAGTATTTGTGCCTATACATATAACAGGAGTAGATACTCCTTGGAGTTTTGGAGTAGATATTGTAGAGAAAGAAATGTATAAAGAGGTAGATCACCAAGCACTGATGATGGGCTTTATCCTATTAATTGGAATTATTATACTGGCAGGAATTGTTATTTTTATTGCTGAATATATATCTAAGCCTATTGTTTTGGCTACAGATTATGCAGAGAAAATAGCGAATTTAGATTTGACAGTAAGTTTTCCAGAGAAATTTTTAAAACGAAAAGATGAAGTAGGAAGATTGGCACAATCATTTCAAAAAACTGGAGATAATTTAAAAACTATGGCTAAGCATATGATGGATACATCTAATGAAATGGCAAATTCATCAGATATGCTTACAAATATATCAGAGCAAACTGCCTTAGCTTCAGAAGAAGTTGCAAAAACGGTAGAAGAAATTGCAAGAAGTACTACTCAGCAAGCGCAAGATACTCAAGACGGAGCAGATAAAACAGCTCAAATAAGTGAGATGATTCACAAGACAGTAAATTATATAAAAGAATTAAAAAACAATTCA encodes:
- a CDS encoding methyl-accepting chemotaxis protein, producing MKLKTRILVITLSTVLIIFLSTMGITIMDSRKIAKEQATQLAETTAREYSKQTAQVINESFDYAKILAKNIETMKENNHTDRKLVMDMLKKILESNPNLYDVWVGFEPNAFDGRDQEFAGKDFHDETGVFIPCWYKKDGQIQYETLQEYHEPGVGDYYLKPFQEKKSVITEPTEYTMGGKKVMLTTLSVPIVYNNQVVGVVGVDIHLDSLQQMASKIKLYDTGFAKIISNKGIVVAHKNPESIGKLSSELRSEDEEIKKTYEDAIQNGKNYSNVVYSETLKEDVFKVFVPIHITGVDTPWSFGVDIVEKEMYKEVDHQALMMGFILLIGIIILAGIVIFIAEYISKPIVLATDYAEKIANLDLTVSFPEKFLKRKDEVGRLAQSFQKTGDNLKTMAKHMMDTSNEMANSSDMLTNISEQTALASEEVAKTVEEIARSTTQQAQDTQDGADKTAQISEMIHKTVNYIKELKNNSDQVSILTEEGLTIVEDLMDKTNANQEASNIIYEGIIATDESTKKISVSSEMIQNIAEQTNLLALNAAIEAARAGEAGRGFAVVAEEIRKLAEQSNSFANEIHQVIDELQLKSKDTVENMKVMSKTVEEQNKSVLETDTKFKGITDSISQTQNMITELYEIGKGIGDKTSEMVEILHSLSAISEENAASTQEASAATEEQLASIQEVANASENLSHLAEALNQLVNQFKI